The proteins below are encoded in one region of Rhodopirellula halodulae:
- a CDS encoding sialate O-acetylesterase, with product MKSLKWRPSVLAAFVVAECLLLQLQTPAQAELMMPSIFGDSMVVQRNEPVHVWGWTEPGQEVRVQLGDRAASGKANGEGRFDVSVPSLPAGGPYELTVKADETKTFTDVLVGEVWICSGQSNMAWSVRSANDPDLESLSANYPEIRLISVPQVGTQEPQRDFKGQWAAATPETVKDFSAVGYFFGRQLHQTLDVPIGLIDNAWGGSAAEAWVPRDVLEADGKYESMLAGWDNRMAKYDYDALLEAWKEKQKAWVEKGRNGNAPRRPRDDSAGNHRPANIYNGVLLPTIGYTMRGVIWYQGESNAGRAYEYRDLFPLMIQTWRDQWGQGDFPFYWVQLADFRSEVDEPTDSSWAELREAQTMTMSRLPNTGEAVILNLGESADIHPKNKQDVAKRLARWALAKDYGYDLPYRSPTYRDAEFDGNKAIVRFDHVGAGLDTFDVNEAIGFTLAGENQKFVRANAKIVSKDTVEVTAEGITNPVAVRYAWADNPVCNVQSKEGLPMTPFRSDDWPGVTQPKE from the coding sequence ATGAAATCTCTTAAATGGCGGCCATCTGTGCTCGCCGCATTTGTTGTCGCTGAGTGTTTGTTGCTCCAATTGCAAACACCAGCTCAGGCTGAATTGATGATGCCATCGATCTTTGGCGATTCGATGGTGGTTCAACGGAACGAACCCGTTCATGTCTGGGGATGGACGGAGCCCGGGCAAGAAGTTCGCGTTCAATTGGGTGATCGTGCGGCTTCGGGCAAGGCCAACGGCGAAGGACGTTTTGATGTTTCGGTGCCCTCCCTTCCCGCAGGTGGACCTTACGAATTGACGGTCAAAGCCGACGAGACAAAAACCTTCACGGATGTGCTCGTGGGAGAGGTTTGGATTTGTTCAGGCCAGTCCAACATGGCGTGGTCGGTTCGCAGTGCCAACGATCCTGATTTGGAATCGTTGTCGGCAAATTATCCCGAGATTCGTTTGATCTCGGTTCCACAAGTCGGAACGCAAGAGCCGCAACGCGATTTCAAAGGGCAATGGGCCGCGGCGACACCGGAAACCGTCAAGGACTTCTCGGCCGTTGGTTATTTTTTTGGTCGTCAACTGCATCAAACACTCGATGTCCCGATCGGTTTGATTGACAACGCCTGGGGTGGTTCCGCCGCAGAAGCCTGGGTTCCACGCGACGTGTTGGAAGCCGATGGCAAGTACGAATCGATGCTCGCCGGTTGGGACAACCGAATGGCCAAGTACGATTACGATGCGCTACTGGAAGCTTGGAAAGAAAAGCAAAAGGCGTGGGTTGAAAAAGGTCGAAATGGGAACGCGCCGCGACGACCGCGGGACGATTCGGCCGGAAATCATCGTCCTGCCAATATCTACAACGGAGTCTTGCTACCGACCATTGGTTACACGATGCGAGGTGTGATTTGGTACCAAGGCGAATCCAATGCAGGGCGAGCCTACGAGTACCGCGATTTGTTCCCGTTGATGATTCAAACGTGGCGCGACCAATGGGGACAAGGTGATTTTCCGTTTTACTGGGTTCAGCTTGCTGACTTTCGATCCGAAGTTGATGAGCCCACCGACAGTTCGTGGGCCGAACTTCGCGAAGCCCAAACGATGACCATGTCTCGGTTGCCCAACACGGGCGAAGCGGTGATTCTGAACTTGGGCGAATCGGCGGACATTCACCCCAAGAACAAACAGGACGTTGCCAAGCGATTGGCTCGTTGGGCGTTGGCGAAAGACTATGGCTATGATTTGCCGTATCGCAGTCCCACCTATCGCGATGCCGAGTTCGATGGCAACAAAGCCATTGTCCGCTTTGATCATGTGGGTGCCGGCTTGGACACGTTCGATGTCAATGAAGCCATCGGGTTCACCTTGGCAGGCGAAAATCAAAAGTTCGTTCGTGCGAACGCCAAGATTGTCTCCAAGGACACGGTCGAAGTCACCGCCGAAGGCATCACCAACCCGGTCGCCGTCCGATACGCTTGGGCCGACAACCCCGTGTGCAACGTCCAAAGCAAAGAAGGTCTCCCGATGACCCCCTTCCGATCCGACGACTGGCCGGGCGTCACTCAACCCAAAGAGTGA
- a CDS encoding DUF1559 domain-containing protein produces the protein MIGHENGSRRTAFTLVELLVVIAIIGVLVGLLLPAVQAAREAARRMSCSNNFKQLGLAIHNYHAAFSQLPPHGGGTGPGVETPSDWWRASNTANRKSLSVMVALTPYFEQQGLWEHISNPSRQTVTGAAPPALGGVWPAMGPSPKAYSTNPGYIPWQTEISMLRCPSDPGQGLPGRGRTNYGPCLGDSPQIQLQLHYDLRTFVPSTNTGNVVKAKAAHRGYFAPYSSFKFRDVLDGLSNTIAMGELVSNLGDNAINGSLSWDSGGSDGDVTNNPLHCVDSGEIDPQRPQFWCPSGGTGCTPPARIVNAETNGRGMSWASAFRLSISGVFTVRPPNSELCIGHWADHPGNFSPSSHHQGGCHVLMGDGAVKFISDSIESGNQSAPMISSTNQPGGMSPYGVWGALGSKASKETISDEVF, from the coding sequence ATGATTGGGCACGAAAACGGTTCTCGACGAACCGCCTTTACCTTGGTGGAATTGTTGGTGGTGATTGCCATCATCGGGGTCCTAGTCGGGTTGCTTCTACCGGCGGTCCAGGCCGCTCGTGAAGCGGCACGGCGGATGAGTTGCAGCAACAACTTCAAGCAACTCGGGTTGGCAATTCACAACTACCACGCGGCGTTTAGCCAATTGCCTCCGCACGGAGGTGGAACTGGACCCGGCGTGGAAACACCATCGGATTGGTGGCGGGCGAGCAACACCGCGAACCGCAAGAGCTTGAGCGTGATGGTCGCGCTCACTCCGTATTTCGAACAGCAAGGATTGTGGGAACACATCTCCAACCCAAGTCGTCAGACGGTGACCGGCGCCGCTCCTCCCGCACTGGGTGGCGTCTGGCCGGCGATGGGTCCCAGTCCAAAGGCGTATTCGACTAACCCTGGTTACATTCCCTGGCAAACCGAGATCTCGATGCTTCGCTGTCCAAGCGATCCCGGGCAAGGATTGCCTGGTCGCGGACGCACGAACTATGGTCCATGCCTGGGTGATTCACCTCAGATTCAGTTGCAGCTGCACTACGACTTGAGAACGTTTGTGCCGAGCACCAATACGGGCAATGTTGTGAAAGCCAAAGCTGCACATCGTGGCTACTTCGCACCCTATTCTTCGTTCAAATTTCGTGATGTCTTAGATGGTTTGTCCAACACGATTGCGATGGGCGAGTTGGTTTCGAACCTTGGTGACAATGCGATCAACGGTTCATTGTCGTGGGATTCGGGTGGATCCGATGGTGACGTCACCAACAATCCGCTTCACTGCGTCGACTCTGGCGAAATTGATCCGCAACGTCCCCAGTTTTGGTGTCCGTCCGGCGGAACGGGGTGCACGCCACCGGCCCGCATCGTTAACGCGGAGACCAACGGTCGCGGAATGAGTTGGGCTTCTGCATTTCGCCTGTCGATTTCCGGTGTCTTTACCGTCAGGCCTCCCAATAGCGAACTCTGCATTGGTCACTGGGCGGACCACCCCGGGAACTTCTCACCCAGCAGTCATCACCAAGGCGGTTGCCATGTGTTGATGGGAGATGGTGCCGTCAAGTTCATTTCCGATTCCATCGAGTCGGGCAACCAAAGCGCTCCGATGATCAGTTCGACCAATCAGCCCGGCGGGATGAGCCCCTACGGAGTTTGGGGAGCACTCGGTAGTAAGGCGAGCAAAGAAACGATTTCTGACGAAGTGTTCTGA
- a CDS encoding multiheme c-type cytochrome yields MKSSLATDAFLPFARWGIPVFVLLGMALRTDAQDTAAQFVGKAVCAECHQVNHRLHAMSGHASTFSMATEPSVARLFDGKTVDAGTEHGLLTYQVSDDGLRVDRYATAIESTTKQPNNAIDGDPKEQAVFPYALGSGRNAITLLSLMNDQDGSFAIEHRVSWYPKREPNATHNKQDGYFGLTPGHDGDEPSDWLDCFGQKIRGQKLDSCIECHSTTGQVDHGQLVDLIPNVNCERCHGPGSEHVQQARRSDSPPPFSVGQTDWDFEAELQLCGSCHRLPRHLSPKELRDYSSELLRLQPVGLLRSECYLQSDGKLMCSTCHNPHMDAKQKTKDQYDADCRACHQPAKEDHVVCSISTDSGCVDCHMPAIAVEQGMTFHDHWIRIRDE; encoded by the coding sequence GTGAAAAGCTCTCTTGCCACCGATGCGTTTCTTCCATTCGCGAGATGGGGAATTCCGGTCTTCGTTTTGCTTGGAATGGCGTTACGAACCGATGCACAGGACACAGCCGCCCAATTCGTCGGAAAAGCCGTGTGTGCGGAGTGTCACCAGGTGAACCATCGTTTGCATGCCATGTCGGGACATGCATCGACGTTTTCCATGGCGACGGAGCCCTCTGTGGCAAGATTGTTTGATGGGAAAACCGTTGATGCTGGGACGGAACATGGATTGTTGACTTACCAAGTTTCGGACGACGGATTGCGGGTCGATCGTTATGCCACGGCAATCGAGTCAACGACCAAACAACCAAACAATGCAATCGATGGTGATCCAAAGGAACAAGCCGTCTTCCCGTATGCTTTGGGATCCGGACGCAACGCAATCACTTTGCTGTCCCTGATGAATGACCAAGACGGTTCGTTCGCGATTGAGCACCGCGTTTCTTGGTATCCAAAGCGAGAACCCAACGCCACTCACAACAAGCAAGACGGATACTTCGGTCTGACTCCGGGACATGATGGTGACGAACCGTCGGACTGGCTTGACTGTTTCGGTCAAAAGATTCGTGGTCAAAAGCTGGATTCTTGCATCGAGTGCCATTCCACAACCGGGCAAGTTGATCACGGCCAATTGGTGGATTTGATTCCAAACGTCAATTGTGAACGATGCCATGGACCCGGCAGCGAGCATGTGCAACAAGCACGCCGTTCTGACTCACCGCCACCGTTCTCGGTTGGGCAAACTGATTGGGATTTCGAAGCCGAATTGCAACTGTGCGGTTCTTGTCATCGCTTGCCACGCCATTTGTCACCCAAGGAACTGCGAGACTACTCCAGCGAATTGCTGCGGTTGCAGCCGGTGGGTTTGTTGCGTAGCGAGTGCTATTTGCAATCCGATGGAAAGCTGATGTGTTCGACTTGTCACAACCCTCACATGGACGCGAAGCAGAAAACGAAGGATCAATACGACGCGGACTGTCGCGCATGCCACCAACCCGCGAAGGAAGACCACGTCGTTTGTTCAATTTCGACCGATAGTGGATGCGTCGATTGCCACATGCCGGCGATTGCAGTGGAACAGGGCATGACCTTTCACGATCACTGGATTCGGATACGTGATGAGTGA
- a CDS encoding tetratricopeptide repeat protein, protein MSETTALNLLGQKRRWCWVSIFLVVGCDVASLPEHAPSVEVPVVSEVEAVTPNRLPSDESSDRSTTRISEPTVALKPEGDATKYRMLAEEALQKGNDDVAYEYARKATQISPDDPLVLFVMGRVLGVRHRYDEAIRLLNRVAENDPSARLPSLGQTAQWMVLKGDWRGAEKNFQAILLDLPDAMMAHEELSKLFLRQGRRYEAAIHWRILCRGGIAHEPWLRQMLSVSVGPPEPILSEEQEPIGTLGEAHFRASHNSLRDAISWLQSNGDNKPEEAAFLGRLLAYEDDQKSLENWAEEFRLREPSRADGWFAKAAVHRIHDEHSDVVRSIANAILLDPTDARAYRMYSESLSLLQHSEFAELANSRAEWIERTQEIGLQLLADGDEKSDEKAVLKDELADLLERLQRDDESFAWRTLAIAASEESPGEIQRMVLEVNQKRLRWLKSKSLTPNEEFLLCGVTLRQLNQLVAGSK, encoded by the coding sequence ATGAGTGAAACCACAGCGTTAAATCTTCTCGGTCAGAAGCGACGTTGGTGCTGGGTCAGTATCTTTTTAGTCGTCGGATGTGACGTCGCGAGTCTTCCCGAACACGCTCCGTCGGTTGAGGTACCGGTGGTGTCCGAGGTCGAAGCAGTCACGCCCAACCGTTTGCCCAGTGACGAGTCGTCTGATCGATCAACGACGCGAATCTCTGAACCAACGGTCGCTTTGAAACCGGAGGGCGATGCAACGAAGTACCGTATGCTCGCGGAAGAAGCGTTGCAGAAGGGCAACGACGACGTGGCATACGAATACGCTCGCAAGGCCACACAGATCTCGCCGGATGACCCATTGGTTCTCTTCGTGATGGGAAGGGTTTTGGGTGTTCGGCATCGCTATGACGAAGCGATACGCCTTCTAAATCGTGTCGCCGAAAATGATCCTTCGGCTAGGCTGCCTTCACTGGGGCAGACGGCGCAGTGGATGGTGTTAAAGGGAGACTGGCGAGGTGCGGAGAAGAATTTCCAAGCGATCTTGCTGGACCTCCCGGACGCGATGATGGCTCATGAGGAGTTGTCCAAACTTTTCCTCAGGCAGGGACGGCGATACGAAGCGGCAATTCATTGGAGGATTCTCTGTCGAGGTGGCATCGCTCATGAACCATGGCTACGGCAGATGTTATCGGTTTCAGTCGGTCCGCCCGAACCAATCCTGTCTGAGGAACAGGAGCCCATTGGAACGCTGGGTGAAGCCCATTTTCGCGCCTCGCACAATTCGCTCCGCGATGCGATTTCCTGGTTGCAATCCAACGGAGACAACAAGCCAGAAGAAGCAGCGTTTCTTGGAAGACTCCTGGCTTACGAAGACGATCAGAAGTCTCTCGAAAACTGGGCGGAAGAGTTCCGTCTGCGGGAACCAAGCCGCGCAGATGGTTGGTTCGCCAAGGCGGCGGTGCACCGAATCCATGACGAACATTCAGATGTTGTGCGGTCGATTGCGAACGCAATCTTGCTCGACCCGACCGATGCACGTGCCTATCGAATGTATTCCGAAAGCCTCTCGCTGTTACAACACAGCGAATTCGCAGAACTAGCGAATTCGCGGGCTGAATGGATTGAACGAACACAGGAAATAGGTTTGCAGCTTCTCGCCGACGGTGACGAGAAAAGCGACGAGAAAGCGGTTTTGAAAGATGAGTTGGCGGACCTGTTGGAACGACTTCAGCGTGACGACGAATCATTCGCGTGGCGAACATTGGCGATCGCCGCATCGGAAGAGAGTCCCGGTGAGATTCAGCGTATGGTTTTAGAGGTCAATCAGAAACGACTTCGATGGTTGAAGTCAAAATCTTTGACACCCAACGAAGAATTTCTTCTCTGTGGAGTGACGCTGCGACAACTGAATCAATTGGTGGCGGGATCAAAGTAG
- the bshB1 gene encoding bacillithiol biosynthesis deacetylase BshB1, with product MNALTSSVFSDSDPYPDPDQIPPLDFLVVAPHPDDAELGMGGTIMRMIDEGMRVGVLDLTSGEPTPHGSLEIRRRETAHATEIMKLTWRGNAGLTNRAVEASLPAREHIASFVRCLRPRWLFAPYYHDAHPDHIAATQLVEAARFHAKLSKTAMPGPRHHPERLYYYFCIHLRLAVQPSWIVDISDQWDRKLDAIRAYESQFITGRDPGPPSLTDRFRDDAAYWGRLIERQYGEPFATKEPLAMSSLRDLI from the coding sequence ATGAACGCATTGACCTCTTCCGTCTTCAGTGATTCCGATCCCTACCCGGATCCCGATCAGATACCGCCATTGGATTTCTTGGTCGTCGCACCGCACCCGGACGACGCCGAACTGGGAATGGGTGGGACCATTATGCGAATGATCGATGAAGGCATGCGTGTCGGCGTGCTGGATTTGACGAGCGGTGAACCCACACCGCACGGCAGCCTGGAAATACGGCGTCGCGAAACCGCTCACGCAACGGAAATCATGAAGCTGACTTGGCGGGGCAACGCCGGGTTAACCAATCGTGCGGTCGAAGCCAGTTTGCCAGCCCGAGAACACATCGCTTCCTTCGTTCGTTGCTTGCGGCCTCGATGGTTGTTTGCACCGTATTACCACGATGCTCACCCCGACCACATCGCTGCAACTCAATTGGTGGAGGCGGCTCGCTTCCACGCCAAACTGAGCAAGACCGCGATGCCCGGACCACGACATCATCCGGAACGACTCTACTACTATTTCTGCATCCATCTTCGGTTGGCGGTTCAGCCCAGTTGGATCGTGGACATTTCGGATCAGTGGGATCGAAAGCTCGATGCGATTCGAGCTTACGAGAGCCAATTCATCACCGGTCGCGATCCGGGACCGCCCAGCCTCACCGATCGTTTTCGTGACGACGCGGCTTACTGGGGCCGTTTGATCGAACGTCAGTACGGCGAACCCTTTGCCACCAAAGAACCGCTGGCGATGTCCAGTCTTCGTGATTTGATCTGA
- a CDS encoding outer membrane protein assembly factor BamB family protein has product MVIGLIQWRAPGTDYQAALLQSLAVVGIVLLIALYQLQRAAMAASRPWLVPACCLGLIGIAATLFKFESFSGEMFPRFSWRFGGSSTPAMKVNPLTEQSPKEITEDATIPTDETAASQTTWSQFLGDQRTGIVTDRQFEIPTSLDQVSRRWDIGVGEGWSSFAVFDNVAVTLEQRDESECVTAYRLSDGQLLWLVDHEASHFQALGGGGPRSTPAIVPANEEHPARVYAQGATGRLWCLNLATGEVIWQKDLLEVSGWNKEDSEAAILWGRSGSPLLTDGLCIIPLGGPDAAAEKGRSLIALDADSGDMRWRAGNQQISYASPMVMTLGGKRQIVSVNEADITGHDISSGSVLWSFPWEGKSNSGANCAAAIPAGKDQFLIGKGYGGGSSLISVTWAETTNDSEEARSFEVTELWHSSRVLKTKFNHCLVQDGIAYGISNGALQAVEVESGKRLWEQSRRERCGQGQAVLIDDVLVVQSEEGEVLLVEATPDEYREILRIPALQHKTWNIPTVVGNLILVRNARQAIALELPE; this is encoded by the coding sequence ATGGTGATTGGATTGATTCAGTGGCGTGCACCCGGAACTGACTACCAAGCCGCTTTGCTGCAAAGTTTGGCGGTGGTTGGCATTGTTCTACTGATTGCCTTGTACCAACTTCAGCGTGCGGCCATGGCGGCTTCACGTCCATGGCTCGTGCCCGCCTGCTGCCTTGGCTTGATCGGCATCGCCGCAACGCTGTTCAAGTTTGAAAGTTTTTCTGGGGAAATGTTCCCTCGGTTTTCATGGCGTTTCGGCGGATCCTCGACTCCCGCGATGAAGGTCAACCCGCTGACCGAGCAATCACCCAAGGAAATCACGGAGGATGCCACGATTCCAACGGACGAAACCGCAGCGTCTCAAACAACCTGGTCTCAGTTTCTCGGGGACCAACGCACCGGAATCGTGACCGACCGACAATTCGAGATTCCGACCTCGCTGGATCAGGTTTCGCGGCGCTGGGACATCGGTGTCGGCGAAGGCTGGTCCTCTTTTGCAGTCTTTGACAACGTGGCGGTGACGCTGGAACAACGCGACGAAAGTGAATGTGTCACCGCGTATCGTTTGTCCGACGGGCAATTGCTTTGGTTGGTCGATCATGAAGCCAGCCATTTCCAAGCCCTCGGAGGTGGCGGACCGCGTTCCACCCCAGCCATTGTTCCGGCCAACGAAGAACATCCCGCACGCGTGTACGCTCAAGGAGCCACCGGAAGATTGTGGTGTTTAAATCTGGCAACCGGCGAGGTCATCTGGCAGAAAGACCTGTTGGAAGTCAGTGGTTGGAACAAAGAGGATTCCGAAGCCGCGATTTTATGGGGACGATCAGGTTCACCTTTGTTGACCGATGGATTGTGCATCATCCCGCTTGGTGGACCCGACGCTGCCGCGGAAAAAGGCCGTTCGCTGATCGCGCTGGACGCCGACTCGGGCGACATGCGGTGGCGAGCCGGCAACCAACAGATCAGCTACGCATCGCCGATGGTCATGACATTGGGTGGCAAACGTCAGATTGTGTCGGTCAACGAAGCCGACATCACCGGCCACGACATCTCATCGGGATCGGTTCTGTGGTCGTTTCCTTGGGAAGGCAAGTCCAACTCGGGTGCCAACTGCGCCGCCGCCATCCCAGCCGGCAAAGATCAGTTTCTCATCGGCAAAGGCTATGGCGGTGGAAGTTCGTTGATCTCTGTTACATGGGCCGAAACAACGAATGATTCAGAAGAAGCTCGCTCCTTTGAAGTCACTGAACTTTGGCATTCATCTCGTGTCTTGAAAACCAAATTCAATCATTGCTTGGTCCAAGACGGGATCGCCTATGGCATCAGCAACGGGGCTTTGCAGGCTGTCGAAGTCGAATCCGGTAAACGGTTGTGGGAGCAGTCACGACGAGAACGCTGCGGCCAAGGTCAAGCCGTTTTGATCGACGATGTTTTGGTCGTTCAATCCGAAGAAGGCGAAGTGTTGCTGGTCGAAGCGACTCCTGATGAATACCGCGAGATCCTTCGCATCCCAGCCCTCCAGCACAAGACGTGGAACATCCCCACAGTCGTTGGCAATTTGATTCTCGTTCGCAACGCCCGACAAGCCATCGCACTGGAACTACCTGAATGA
- a CDS encoding metallophosphoesterase, whose amino-acid sequence MAELVPHADLARPMRLAFISDLHLFSSRCHYDRHEPAIRRALEASDVCVWGGDLFDFCWSQLGDGEQSRRAAVDWLEDWRSEFPDKVFVYLNGNHDAQAKFRDSLSEWAKPHARSGDQQHQNLSPVTKDSVKSSEPTRLSLRPGAIHVGWDALRFADTLLVHGDVMEGGNHDMALAQYRHRWSHEPNTSPANLQNGLYDAAVTARLHLAAASVVHRRRSTCLRLLHWARQQPAWLHHDLKRIVFGHTHRHINGVRVAGIDFYNGGAAVRHVKFDPVLLQVSCRD is encoded by the coding sequence ATGGCGGAATTAGTTCCCCATGCTGATTTAGCGCGCCCGATGCGGTTGGCGTTTATTTCGGACCTGCATCTGTTCAGTTCGCGATGTCACTATGACCGTCACGAACCTGCTATCCGCCGCGCGTTGGAGGCATCGGACGTCTGCGTTTGGGGCGGCGATCTGTTTGATTTTTGCTGGAGCCAGTTGGGTGACGGTGAGCAATCGCGAAGGGCGGCGGTCGATTGGTTGGAAGATTGGCGAAGTGAATTTCCGGATAAGGTGTTTGTTTACCTCAATGGCAACCACGATGCGCAAGCCAAATTCCGGGATTCATTGTCAGAGTGGGCCAAGCCACACGCTCGCAGCGGTGATCAGCAGCATCAGAATTTGAGTCCCGTGACGAAGGACTCCGTAAAAAGTTCGGAACCGACCCGGTTGAGTTTGCGTCCGGGTGCCATTCATGTCGGCTGGGACGCCCTGCGTTTTGCGGACACCTTGTTGGTCCACGGGGACGTGATGGAGGGCGGCAATCATGACATGGCGCTTGCTCAGTACCGACATCGCTGGTCGCACGAACCCAACACTTCGCCCGCGAATCTTCAGAATGGTTTGTACGATGCCGCCGTGACGGCGCGTTTGCACTTGGCCGCGGCGAGCGTCGTTCATCGACGTCGTTCGACCTGTTTGCGATTGTTGCATTGGGCCCGTCAGCAACCGGCATGGCTGCATCACGATCTGAAAAGAATTGTCTTCGGTCACACACATCGGCATATTAATGGCGTGCGAGTTGCAGGGATCGATTTTTACAACGGTGGTGCCGCGGTAAGGCACGTGAAGTTCGATCCGGTGCTTCTCCAGGTGTCATGCCGAGATTGA
- a CDS encoding circularly permuted type 2 ATP-grasp protein codes for MQNQSQSFQSQSSSSDMDSMQSQSQTGMNPCLPGYETDCFFDEVVDQKGVARPDSVALVDLINRLPPGELKRRQQAIERSLYQMGITFTVYSDSAGTEKIMPFDIVPRIVAPDVWTHIDSGLKQRIRALNRFLSDIYNERKIIADGIIPATVIDSCPAYLDQCKGLRPPHDVWCHITGTDLVRDNEGNVFVLEDNLRCPSGVSYVLQNRSVMKRNFPQAFTASKVRPVSDYPSRLYQMLRRMAPMENADPNVVVLTPGVYNSAYYEHSYLAHQMGVELVEGRDLLVKDDRVYSRTTDGLQQVDVIYRRVDDTFLDPKVFNPDSVLGVPGLMAAYRAGNVALANAPGTGVADDKVVYAYVPEMIRYYLGEEPILSNVPTYLCDREDDRAYVLDHLDELVVKAAGESGGYGILIGPQASPEERQEFAAKIKENPRNYIAQPTLQLSRVPTMVEEHLEGRHVDLRPYILCEGPDDVWVLPGGLTRVALKKGCLVVNSSQGGGSKDTWVVAQAGETVARL; via the coding sequence ATGCAAAATCAATCGCAGTCGTTTCAGTCGCAATCCAGTTCCTCAGATATGGATTCGATGCAGTCGCAAAGTCAAACCGGGATGAACCCTTGTTTGCCGGGTTATGAAACGGATTGCTTCTTCGATGAGGTGGTGGACCAAAAGGGCGTGGCACGTCCGGATTCCGTGGCCTTGGTGGATTTGATCAATCGTTTGCCACCTGGCGAATTGAAGCGTCGCCAACAAGCCATCGAACGGTCGCTGTACCAGATGGGAATCACGTTCACGGTTTACAGTGATTCGGCCGGCACAGAAAAGATCATGCCGTTCGACATCGTGCCTCGGATTGTGGCGCCGGACGTTTGGACTCACATCGACAGCGGGTTGAAGCAACGTATCCGTGCTCTCAACCGATTCCTTTCCGACATCTACAACGAACGCAAAATCATTGCCGACGGCATCATCCCGGCGACGGTGATCGATTCCTGTCCCGCATACCTGGATCAGTGCAAGGGTTTGCGTCCACCGCATGACGTTTGGTGTCACATCACCGGAACGGATTTGGTGCGTGACAACGAGGGCAATGTCTTTGTGCTCGAAGACAATTTGCGCTGCCCATCGGGCGTGTCCTACGTGTTGCAAAACCGTTCGGTGATGAAGCGGAACTTCCCACAAGCCTTCACGGCTTCGAAGGTGCGTCCGGTCAGCGATTATCCATCACGGCTGTATCAGATGTTGCGTCGGATGGCACCGATGGAGAACGCGGATCCCAATGTCGTTGTGTTGACACCCGGAGTTTACAACAGCGCCTATTACGAACATTCGTACTTGGCGCACCAAATGGGCGTGGAGTTGGTCGAAGGTCGTGATTTGTTGGTCAAAGACGATCGGGTCTACTCTCGAACCACGGACGGATTGCAGCAGGTCGATGTGATCTATCGTCGCGTCGATGACACGTTTTTGGATCCGAAGGTTTTCAACCCGGACTCGGTCCTTGGCGTTCCCGGTTTGATGGCGGCTTACCGCGCCGGCAACGTGGCTTTGGCCAATGCGCCGGGAACCGGCGTGGCAGATGACAAAGTGGTCTACGCCTACGTGCCTGAGATGATTCGTTACTACTTGGGCGAAGAACCCATTTTGTCCAACGTGCCGACTTACCTTTGTGACCGGGAAGACGATCGCGCTTATGTGTTGGATCATCTAGACGAGCTCGTGGTGAAAGCCGCGGGTGAGTCAGGCGGCTATGGCATCCTGATAGGACCGCAGGCCAGCCCCGAAGAGCGACAAGAATTCGCGGCCAAGATCAAAGAGAACCCGCGGAACTATATCGCTCAACCGACGCTTCAACTATCTCGCGTGCCGACCATGGTCGAAGAACACCTGGAAGGTCGTCACGTGGATCTGCGGCCGTACATTCTGTGCGAAGGACCTGACGATGTTTGGGTTTTGCCTGGCGGTCTGACTCGAGTCGCTCTGAAGAAGGGCTGCTTGGTCGTCAATTCATCTCAGGGCGGTGGCAGCAAAGACACATGGGTGGTCGCTCAGGCTGGTGAAACTGTCGCTCGGTTGTAG